The window AGACTTGAGATCTTGTCATTTACATGTTCTagtatttattaatttctgttatTGCAGAAATAATGGATGAAGAGCAGTACAGGATGTTGCCCCCTACAGTTCCCAGTCTGTAGGGTATCTCTGACAATTGCCTGCAGTTTGGCTTTTATCTTACCAGTAAATTGAAGTAGGCATCTTAAAGTGATCAGTTATCCTGTTTCACTAAGAATAATTAGTGCTGTAGAGAAATGGCTGATTGAGGACATGAGATTTGTAAAATCGCTGTGCAAATGGGAGTACTTTCATGACATGCCagattttcctggttttgttcacTGGACAGTAAACAGTGCGCTTACTCTTTGATTCTAGTGATGAAGACAGGTGAGAGTGGAATGACTGTATTTAGGCTTCTAACCAAAGAAAATCGATGGGCCTGGGTGCAGGCAAATGCACGCCTTGTCTACAAGAATGGAAGACCAGATTACATCATTTCTACGCAAAGACCTCTTACGTAAGTCATCGTTCTATGAAGCAGTATGCTTCAAAAACTGAAAACTTTTGAGCTTGTTTATATTCAGAAATgaattctttctgtttaaataaaccCCCTTTAAAACCTGAACTCCAAAAAGAAAGCCTCCTTCAATTTGCTAACAAATactgaattattaaaaataattctcttaTTTCATTACTTTATGTGGCATAGTCCTTTATGTGTAAAAATagccatttttatttcatatgaagAATGAGAGCAGGGATACAAGCATCATGTTACTCTATCCAGCCCAATTTTTAATACAGTATCCGCATTAATAAAAACTAAGCAATCCAACTGCAGTTGTGTAGAAAAAACAGCAGGTAATGTAAGTTAAGTCCTTTATGGTGCTGAACTAAATTCTGTATAGTATGGAATTCAGCATGATTATACAGGTTAAATAATTTTTGCTAAGAAGTCTGTAAAATGGAGAGATACTTTAGTATTGAAGTATTCATTTACTTGATATgccaagaaaaaagaagtgtgaaacaaaacccacttattttcatttcagctcaTAATGCACAGAAAATGGTGTATGCTATCTAGATTTAATTACAAATGTAATATGTAAATGTGGTATTACAGTCATAAGCTCCTTATTTCATAATCTGCCTCTTGGTTTAACTCAGCCAAGTTGAGCTGGAATAGCTAGGAATTTGAAAAATGCCTACAaatattgtttgggtttttttaaatactaattCCAGGGGACAAGAAGACTACTGTAACTGCTTAGTACTGCAGTATTATGCTATatatctgatttattttcagagaCGAAGAAGGGGCAGAACATCTACGGAAGCGTAACATGAAATTGCCCTTCATGTTTGCCACTGGTGAGGCTGTGTTATATGAGGTATCTTTTCCTATGTCGAGCCTTACAGATCCTTCTCAGCTGAAGAGTAAAAGCACAACAGGAAAAGGAGCCAAAGTAACGCTACAAAATGATTCTGTGGATCCAAACTCCCTGCTAGGTGCCATGTTAAGGCAAGATGAGTCTGTGTATCTCTGCCCTCCAGCATCTCATAAACTTTCCTTTGAGCAGAACTTCTTTGCAGACAGCAGGGATGAACTGGGTAGTGGTGTTAGCAGCAGCTGGATAGATAATCTCCTGCCTGCTGGAAATGACAACATTCTCAAGCGGGAGATAATGGAATGTTCCCAGGACAATACTGTTCCTCTCCCTGAAGACAGTGCAGCACTCTTCCAGGATAACAAAACCAGTGATTTGTACAACATCATGAAAAATCTGGGTATTGACTTTGAAGACCTGAAGTGTATTCAGCAGGATGAGgagttttttaaaacagaaatatctgaTGTGGATGATATTGGGGATATTAACATAACTGATGAAATCCTGACTTATGTTCAGGATTCCTTAAATAAGTCTGACTTCTTATACTCAGGCTGTAACCAGCAGCAGTCCTTGGTCCAGAATGAAGGTTGCTTGGTACAACCAGAGTTAGATCAACATCAATTTCATCAGCACCAGAAACAGctcatggagcagcagcagcaacagcagcagcagcagcagcaactctGTCAAAAGATGAAACATATGCAAGTTAATGGGATGTTCACAAATTGGAGCTCTGGCACCAGCATGCCTCATAGCTGCTcgcagcagcagccccagcaatATGAATTCCCTGGAATGCACACAACTACATCAGAGTTCTCTTACAAATCAGAAGTAAACACTTCCCCGTATGCGTGTAGGCAAGAGTTCATCCCTTACAAGCAACCCACAGCAATGATTCCAcagttttctaatttttctcAAATGGATTTCCCTGTAGCAGGTTTTGACAGATCGACCTATTCTGCTTCTTCCAACTTGGAGGATTTTCTCAGTTGCTTGCACCAAGTTCCCGAAAATCATGAGTGTGGGATGAACTCCGAGTCTGTTACGCTAACTCCTCAAACATGCTACGCAGGCGCTGTTTCTATGTACCAGTGCACGCAAGAAGCACAACCCAGCTGCATGGATCAAATGCAGTATGATCCTATGATGACAAATCAACAAACATTGTTGAACAAGGTAAAGTAAACAGCGTTGCTCCAGTGCTTGCATTTTGAATCATGGTTATATAGTTCCGGGTGGCTACCAGGGTGCAGTTTTCTATACTTGTGTGTCACTGATTTTGATGGGTTAGCAGTGTGGGGAATGTCCTTGCTTTATTTGTTCTTTAGATTGAAGAGAGTTGTATTTGGTCAGTTTGTTACGTACAGGTATCCACAGCTCTGTAGCTCTCTTTGCAGTATTAAAACAAGAGTGAGTGAACTAGTCTGTTATAGCTACCAGTAATTTTCCCATaggagcaaaggaaaagcagatgagTCgaaagtttgggatttttttatgtatctttTTTGAGTGTCAGGATGTCAGAAGTATTGTCTGgcacatttgttttcatgaaaTATGTTATAAAGATCCAGAAAGagacctttttttaaaaaaaccctaatgtTACCTAGTTTCTCAGATTCTTCAATGCTTTTAGAATTGCTTAAAATACCGGACTGTAATGTCATGTAAATAGCATGAAATATTATGCAGTATTGCATTTCTACACACAATAAGTGAAAGTCAGCTTGTTCAACGGGTTGCTAAATTATCTGCTGCAGacaaaataggaggaaaaaaatatattcaagtAGGTAAGTTAGACCTATTTCACACTATGCTGAGGAGAATGCACAGTAAAAGCTGTAGAAGAGGCGCCTGGCTGTAGCATAGACTACGGCTTTAAGCACAGTTCTTCATAGGTAAAATCAacttagaaattaaataaaaatcaattactAAGGCAGTTCCTGATTCTGAACAACATTTGAAGTAATTTAAATTTTACGATTTCTTTCAATTAATGCTGGTCCAGTACAAGGCTATAGTTATTGTatgggtattttttttacttcagtgagTTAAGGTTCTAAAGTCCTGATCCTACAAATGCTTATGCACATGCTTAagcatttacagaaataaagtatTAATTGCCATTTAACCTACAGAAGATAGAGGTGAGGAATGCAAGTAGAACATACCCAGTTTTTTTGGTACGCTTAATACAATGACAAAGCATACCATTTTCTAAAACTGCTTTAGTAGTGGAAAATAAGGTGATTGCAGAATTGCAGAAATCTAGCTAAAATATGGGACAGTTCAGCAAGATGACCAACTGCTGCCTCGGTACCCAAGAACTGAAGAGTATGAAGCTACTGTCAAGCTGCAGTGTGCAAGTTTGCTCAGTGCTTGGCTGTATGTTGCCAAGCCGGTGTTGCCCGGTCAATGTTATTAGCCCTTCTGTGTTTGGTTGCTGCAAAGCAGTTCCAGGGTCATCCAAGTTCATCTGTAAAATAGTATAGAATTGTTCTGTTCCCAAACGCTATACTGGTGTGATGCACAAGTTTTGAACAGCCGGTGAATAAGCAGTTccagttctttctttttgatGGTTGGTTTccattaaatttattttgtagattattttgttgttgtgttgCATTAATCTTTTTCTTAACTGTCTTGcttactttttcttctcacttgtCTGTATAAATTTTACTAACAACTAAGCATCTCTGAATGCAGGAAATGAATATGTCTGTTACTTCGTATTTACTACAGTACTGTGCTTCAGTACTAATACAGTGTTTAGCTtgtttgtcattaaaaaaaaaaaaaacaaaaacgaGGAAAGGCTGCTTTGTGGAAAGTTATCTCTAAGTTGTTCAGAGGCAAATTCAGCCCCTCTTTCTATGGTATACCTATGCTGTGGGAATCTGGATAGCATTTATAAGCAGAATGCTAATGCAGAACTGATGCACGTTAGCTTCTGTTTACCTCTGAGAACTGCTGAACGTTTGTCCAAATGAGCTTAAAAAAGGAGCATGTTTCTTGATGAGACAAGGAAGGATTATTCCCCCAGCACCTTTTGTAAAAGAGTGATCGTAGATAACCAGTAGGTCTCTCCAAGTGTTTGTGAGTCCAAAACTTACGTATGCCAACTGGGGGTGATTTCAGGCGGGAAGACACTGCTTGTTCCTAAACCAAACAGCATGGACTTTAGCAGCCTACACTGCTGTATACtgttcacacacaaaaaaccaaCATCTCTTGTATTAGACTACTCAGTTTTGACCTCCAGTCCCATCTgcaaattaacatttttatagaTTGATGGCAAAGTAAGGCTTTATATAAACCAAATATGTTGAGAAGTGTTTGAATGTAGAAACAATTTTTACATAGAAATGTCATTGGTCCAGAGAAAGGTAACACTATATTTGTATATACTTATATTACAGATATTGTATTTAGTCTTGTATCAGActtaagaattttaaaacatgtgAACACATGGGAACTAGTAAGTCTGAAGTATTGCTGCTGCACTTGAAGTAATCTTGTAAATTGGTGGCAAATAATATACATTTGTTTGTTGTAAATAGGGAGACTGTATCACTACTTATGATAATAAACTtaaggtttgatttttttgctAATTGGTAACTCAAGTTAGGATGTGACTAAGCAGATAGGATACTACTGTCTGAGCCTGTGTTCACACAGTCAAACTAAAGTAGGGCAGTCTTTGTGGCTGGATTTAACACAATGACATCTCTATCAGCAGTTGGAGTCTGGAGAGAGGACAGACGTTGTTATGCAAGCCACAATTGCTATCCTTTTCTCAGCCGCCTTACTCTCATCAATTTCAATGTGAAAAGACTAGAGGATTAGAAAGCCAGAAGGGTCTATTGTAGTCATCTGCCTTGACCTTCTGCCTAACTTGTTATTGTGATAGGATCATAGCCAATGTAGTCTAAAAACGCTTCCAGTGGTGAAGGGCAGAATGGCCTTACATAATGTAATAACTTCTTTAAGGTCTGCATTCCTTTATCAATCAGGAGGAACATTGCTAAGTACTGGATTCTGTGTTGAGAACTCTTAGAAATTTTAATGAGCATTCTCACCTCATTAATGAAGTATATTGGAATTATCTGCTTCTGCCAGGAGTAATTCTAGCTTATGTTATTGTAGCCATCTTTAAAAGTATGGCAACTTCGATTAAGAACAAAATTCATATGGCTATAGTCTTGTTGTTAAAAACTTAGAAGAGCTGGTCACACTAAATTTAATGTTTGTGTAGAAGGTAAAACCAGAAGTTTCCAGTACCCACCATATATTGATAGATGAATGAATgattatataatatatatttttaaggcCAGACCTTGAATGAATGAATACCTAGGGTCTAAGCTACTCCTGAAGAGGTGTTGGAAATGCTTAAAatactttgctgtattttctttgcatgaCTGACGGGATTATTTTGTAGATAAAGTGACTTTTCCATAGCATGACAGGAAACATTACATCAGATCATTAAAATAATCCTGTGAACAATTATGTTAAGACTGATGAAAGCCAGTCATTGCTCATACTTGTCAATATGAAAACTGTTTATCAGAAACGCCCACCCTGTGATAGCTCAGCCTGTAGACTGAATGCAGTACATTTCAGCTTACTCATAGGACTGCATGCACATTCCTGGAAGAGCTGTAAAGTCTGGATCCCATTGCAGACATGAAAATATGTAAGTaggttgcttttaaaatattaacagctGGATGTGGAAATTAGGAGTGCTCGGACTGTTCTTTCTACAGCACTTTAGATGATGATAGCAATGTTTCTTTACTTAGCCAGATGAAGGACTCTCACTGACTGCAACATGGGAAAGTTTCAGTGATGATTCAGACCCTACTTTAGTGCAAATTAACTTCTCATAattcatcattaaaaaaaataataatttaaaagctaTTCATTGTATTTTAAGATGATTTCATCGAATCCGTGGCTTTAGGAggatttttaaaatcttaaaaataaattggttTCCCATTCTAACCACTTATATTGTCTCTTTTCCCACCAGTTCCAAAACGGTTTCAATGGAGGAAATGTAAATGAAGCATATCCCTCTCAGTTAGATGTGATCAGTAACACACAGACTGCCACACATCTTCAGCCTTTTCATCACCCGACAGAACCCAGATCCTTCTCAGATTTGGCATCTAGTGGATTTATGTGATTCAGTTCTAGAGCTCCATCTGTGATTTTGTCTGAGCATCAGGCTGCTCTGAGGAAAGGCTTGATAAATCTCTTTGAGTATTGGGCTTTAACAGCTAAATTACATTTTGAGAATACGAGGTTGGTTGCACTATATACTGGTGGATATGTAATCCAGGACCTGGCTTTTTAGAGTGACAGGAGGAATTAAAACTTCTAATTAAAAGTACGCATGTGCTGTTCTCCATCAGATTGACTGTGTCATTGCAGTATGGATTACGTATGTGTTACAGACTATGTCATGCTATACAACATAAGATAAGGCAAATGGTTTTGTTGTTTAGAAACTGATTGGGCACTTTACAAATAACATCAATGGCACAAGAAAGATGATTTCACACATGGATTATTTccagactttattttttaaaaactattaaaaagcTCTGAATTAATGAGAATCAAAAGCACTTAATTTTAATGCATACTAAGCTCTTTAATCacttcttttatatttaaatccttttgttttaattctcaATTTCCAGCACTTTAATAGAAGGCTTAATACAAGGATATGATATGCAACTTCAGGTTTTCTATGAAACAGACCCcttgctttcctccttttcttgtcAACCTTAAGTGCCTCACAGTTTAGCTACCTTTTTTCTGATGGGAGCTTATTTTAGCAAAACTCACTATCATATGTCATCCATATTATGCGAACCTTTGTCTAACATTTACAGTGCTactggctgtattttttttccccctaaagaGAATTTGCTCAGATAATGACTTAATTCTTTATCTGTGGACTTGTTATGCTGTTATCAAGATTCATTACTGTTCTGAATTTAGTTCAGGTAAAGAGTTTTGATTTATTCTatactgcttttctcctttcttcaggTAATACAGGgtatattaaaaaagcaaactttgCTGAGGGGGAGGAGCAGATCCTCAGGATTAGTTTTAGATTATTAATGCTGAAAAACATGTGCCTTATCTTGTGTTAAAATGCTCATAATGTTCTTTAGAAATAATACAAGGCTGCtctatgcaaatattttcattaaaatggatATTGAAAaggtttgcattttaaataaggGGGAAAGGAGTCTCAATAGTGATTGGTATTGACATTTACTTTGACTGCAGTTTTCAATGTTGGTAGTGGGGAAAGGGTCAGGTTTGGTTTAAACTTTATCCCTAGCAAATTGCACTGCAAAGTACAGAGGGGTTATTCTTTTTATGTATGTTGATCCATTTGAAAAGCTTTGTGCGAAATACGAAATTGggtaaagaaaaaagtcattaGAGAAATTCTCCTTGTAGTAGGCTTTATTTTCAGGAAGCAAACCCACATCTACAAAACCATtgagtttttttctgagagGATTGTTAGAATTGCAGACACCAATGTTTGGtgcaaaataataattacatgaaaaatacagaaaagtgtatatgtttaaaatatttcatagtcTTGTGTGTTGTATAGGTCATATATAATAAAACgtctttgtaaaatattttaaagcagttaatTTTAAAGTGTTACATCATTATATGTTAAGAACAGTTTTATTACATTTGtcatatataatataaaatggCAATTTAACCAGTTCgtttaaaatgggaaaaaaaaaaaatcataaaaaccTAATTGGCTGCCTCCTGATAGTTGTTAATATTGTTTAAATAAAGGACAAACACTTAAAATTGGAATCCTTTTGTAGCTGAAACAtacttgctttgaagaaaagCATATTATCTTCCATTCTGTGTGATACCATATTCTAGGCCAAACTTCTAATTCAGTTACAACTTTTCAGATGAATAACTTCAGCAGTTCTTTTAAGTGAAATTACCATATATGAAAGGGACATTAAGGAAGCAATTACCGTTCAGGAAAAGCCCATAAAGACATTGTGGGTTGTATTACAaggttgcttttttgtttgtttg of the Melopsittacus undulatus isolate bMelUnd1 chromosome 1, bMelUnd1.mat.Z, whole genome shotgun sequence genome contains:
- the AHR gene encoding aryl hydrocarbon receptor; translation: MNPNVTYASRKRRKPVQKIVKPSPAEGVKSNPSKRHRDRLNAELDRLASLLPFPQDVIAKLDKLSVLRLSVSYLRAKSFFDVALKSSNSTRPEINGIQENCRAAKRGEGMQILEGELLLQALNGFVLVVTADAVVFYVSSTIQDYLGFQQSDIIHQSVFELIHTEDRAEFQRQLHWALNPTQSGDSGPSVQGDNGFSQPATYYNPDQLPPENSSFMERNFICRLRCLLDNSSGFLAMNFQGRLKFLHGQNKKGKDGAALSPQLALFAVATPLQPPSILEIRTKNFIFRTKHKLDFTPTGCDAKGKIVLGYTEAELCMRGTGYQFIHAADMLYCAENHVRMMKTGESGMTVFRLLTKENRWAWVQANARLVYKNGRPDYIISTQRPLTDEEGAEHLRKRNMKLPFMFATGEAVLYEVSFPMSSLTDPSQLKSKSTTGKGAKVTLQNDSVDPNSLLGAMLRQDESVYLCPPASHKLSFEQNFFADSRDELGSGVSSSWIDNLLPAGNDNILKREIMECSQDNTVPLPEDSAALFQDNKTSDLYNIMKNLGIDFEDLKCIQQDEEFFKTEISDVDDIGDINITDEILTYVQDSLNKSDFLYSGCNQQQSLVQNEGCLVQPELDQHQFHQHQKQLMEQQQQQQQQQQQLCQKMKHMQVNGMFTNWSSGTSMPHSCSQQQPQQYEFPGMHTTTSEFSYKSEVNTSPYACRQEFIPYKQPTAMIPQFSNFSQMDFPVAGFDRSTYSASSNLEDFLSCLHQVPENHECGMNSESVTLTPQTCYAGAVSMYQCTQEAQPSCMDQMQYDPMMTNQQTLLNKFQNGFNGGNVNEAYPSQLDVISNTQTATHLQPFHHPTEPRSFSDLASSGFM